From a region of the Thermosipho melanesiensis BI429 genome:
- a CDS encoding SLC13 family permease: protein MQLDSVFTLLIVAIAYGFIIFGRKNKAAITFGLALVIAAFKFVRGIEFENISRIVDFDTLSLLTGMMIIVAFLSKSGFFEFFSIRVVKIGGKRFYLTLSFLMIIVALTSAFLDNVVTILVMTPMIFLISDILQLSPIPLVMLTLAMDNIGGAGTLIGSPLNLVIGSISGYSFNDFIVKMGPVAIFAFVGVLMYYKRRIKVNQKLLEHIEKLKEIDEKKAITDSKMMVTSVVVFLITVVLFMLHSILNVELGVIALLGGTFLIIVFSDGYESVAEHIDWDMLFFFAGLYIMSYALEEIGVTQMIANTLLPLKSMPILSMMIIYGLAILTVPILNNVPAALIIAPVIKILVASGFSQSLWWTFAIGANFVTNLTPLGAVQNIVAVNMLEKQIHRKFGFIEFVRWMITPVLISLVIGFIYNIFI from the coding sequence ATGCAGCTTGATAGTGTATTTACACTCTTGATTGTTGCGATAGCGTATGGATTTATAATCTTTGGAAGGAAAAACAAAGCAGCAATTACTTTTGGTTTGGCTCTTGTAATTGCTGCTTTTAAGTTTGTAAGAGGTATAGAATTTGAAAATATAAGCCGTATTGTTGATTTTGATACATTGAGTTTATTAACTGGAATGATGATAATTGTAGCTTTTCTTAGTAAATCTGGTTTTTTTGAATTTTTTTCTATTAGAGTGGTAAAAATTGGTGGAAAAAGATTTTATCTTACGCTTAGTTTTTTAATGATAATCGTAGCTTTAACATCTGCGTTTTTAGATAATGTTGTAACTATACTTGTTATGACACCTATGATTTTTCTTATATCTGATATACTTCAGCTTAGTCCAATACCGCTTGTAATGTTGACTCTGGCTATGGATAACATTGGAGGAGCAGGAACGCTTATTGGAAGTCCATTGAATCTTGTTATAGGTTCTATAAGTGGATATTCATTTAATGATTTTATTGTTAAAATGGGACCTGTGGCTATTTTCGCTTTTGTCGGAGTTTTAATGTATTATAAAAGACGTATAAAAGTCAATCAGAAACTTTTAGAGCATATTGAAAAGTTAAAAGAGATTGATGAAAAAAAAGCTATTACTGATTCAAAGATGATGGTCACTTCTGTTGTAGTATTTTTAATTACAGTCGTTTTATTCATGTTACACAGCATCTTAAATGTAGAATTAGGAGTTATTGCCTTACTTGGAGGAACATTCTTAATAATTGTTTTTAGTGATGGTTACGAAAGTGTGGCAGAACATATCGATTGGGACATGTTGTTTTTCTTTGCAGGGTTATATATAATGTCGTATGCACTTGAAGAAATAGGTGTAACTCAAATGATTGCTAACACTTTATTACCATTAAAGTCTATGCCTATTTTGAGTATGATGATAATTTACGGATTGGCTATCTTAACTGTTCCAATTTTAAATAATGTTCCGGCGGCTCTTATAATTGCTCCTGTAATAAAAATCCTTGTAGCCAGTGGTTTTTCACAAAGTCTCTGGTGGACCTTTGCTATCGGGGCCAACTTTGTAACCAATTTAACACCACTTGGTGCAGTCCAGAATATAGTGGCTGTCAATATGCTAGAAAAGCAAATACACCGAAAGTTTGGTTTTATTGAATTTGTAAGGTGGATGATTACACCTGTATTGATTTCTCTTGTAATAGGCTTTATTTACAATATATTTATTTAA
- a CDS encoding thioredoxin family protein: MKILYFKNDTCSVCKAIFPKIGNIAKQYDVNLEVIDVVKNPEVAGQKLIFTVPTIVFLEKGIELKRFSRNFSILEVQDFIERYNKIMSK, from the coding sequence ATGAAAATACTGTATTTTAAAAACGATACTTGCTCTGTTTGCAAAGCCATCTTTCCAAAAATCGGAAATATTGCAAAACAATATGATGTAAATTTGGAGGTTATTGACGTTGTCAAGAACCCAGAAGTTGCAGGACAAAAATTAATATTTACAGTACCAACTATAGTTTTCCTTGAAAAAGGCATTGAACTGAAAAGATTCTCAAGAAATTTCAGTATTCTAGAAGTACAAGATTTTATTGAAAGATATAACAAAATTATGTCGAAATAA
- the mggS gene encoding mannosylglucosylglycerate synthase codes for MNIALVHYRAGLMDGVSLEMEKWKKVLNKLGHNVDIVAGNNEKGVDIQIQSIGFENPKYEIINRNAFEKLENFTPDELINEIFKESEKIYIDIEPIFEKYDVIIPNNIWSIGAFLPSAIAFTKYAKNNANKVFIGHHHDFWWERKYFLNATTSKIIELLKEYCPPTAENIKHLVINTFAKHALFSRKKVDSVVVPNVMDFEAPAFVKKETNLKIRESYNISTGAIVLLQATRITERKAIELAIDLISNMQKKAKNYVGKLLYNGEKFTGEIVLAFSGMCEDDMYKYKLLDKAFKYGIRTIDLYPNVENKVWSFWDLYSIADAITYPSILEGWGNQLLEAIVAKKPIVLFEYEVFEKDIKPSGIEYVSLGNSYKLLENIVKVEEDIIEKAADKLFKILFDKESYEYTVNKNFEIGKKYYSLESLEKIIKNIL; via the coding sequence ATGAACATTGCACTTGTGCATTATCGAGCAGGGCTAATGGATGGTGTTTCACTTGAGATGGAAAAATGGAAAAAAGTATTAAACAAACTCGGACACAATGTTGATATAGTGGCCGGGAACAATGAAAAAGGAGTAGATATACAGATTCAATCTATAGGTTTCGAAAATCCAAAGTATGAGATTATCAATAGAAATGCGTTTGAAAAACTTGAAAATTTTACACCAGACGAATTAATTAATGAAATATTTAAAGAGAGCGAAAAAATATACATTGACATTGAACCAATCTTTGAAAAATACGATGTGATAATCCCAAATAATATTTGGTCAATTGGAGCGTTTTTACCGTCTGCTATAGCCTTTACTAAGTATGCAAAAAACAACGCAAATAAAGTTTTTATAGGACATCATCATGATTTTTGGTGGGAAAGGAAATATTTTTTAAATGCTACTACTTCAAAGATTATAGAACTCCTTAAAGAATATTGTCCTCCAACAGCTGAAAATATAAAACATCTTGTTATAAACACTTTTGCAAAACATGCGCTATTTTCAAGGAAAAAGGTTGATTCTGTAGTTGTTCCAAATGTCATGGATTTTGAAGCCCCGGCTTTTGTCAAAAAGGAAACTAATTTAAAAATAAGGGAAAGTTATAATATTTCAACGGGAGCTATTGTACTATTACAAGCTACAAGAATTACTGAAAGAAAAGCTATAGAATTAGCTATAGATCTCATATCAAACATGCAAAAAAAGGCAAAGAATTATGTTGGGAAGTTACTTTATAACGGTGAAAAATTTACAGGAGAAATAGTTCTTGCTTTTTCTGGAATGTGTGAAGATGATATGTACAAATATAAACTTTTAGATAAAGCTTTTAAATATGGAATTAGAACCATAGATTTATATCCAAATGTAGAAAATAAGGTATGGAGCTTTTGGGATCTTTACAGCATTGCAGACGCGATAACCTATCCATCTATTCTTGAAGGATGGGGTAATCAGCTCTTAGAGGCTATTGTAGCAAAAAAACCTATAGTACTTTTCGAATACGAAGTTTTTGAAAAAGATATAAAGCCATCTGGTATTGAATATGTAAGTCTTGGAAACAGTTATAAATTGTTAGAAAATATTGTAAAGGTAGAAGAAGATATTATAGAAAAAGCAGCAGATAAACTTTTCAAAATATTATTTGACAAAGAATCTTATGAATATACAGTAAATAAAAATTTTGAGATAGGGAAAAAGTATTACAGTCTTGAAAGCCTGGAAAAAATTATTAAAAATATTCTTTGA
- a CDS encoding ABC transporter ATP-binding protein: MATLELINLSKRYGKKVWGAKDVNLKVNDGEFIVLLGPSGCGKTTTLRMIAGLEEVTEGRILIDNQDVTYLEPRKREVSMVFQSYAVWPHMTVYENIAFPLKLRKLPENEIDETVHEVSQMVKIEEYLSRYPSQLSGGQRQRVALARALAVKPKIFLMDEPLSNLDAKLRVKMRTELKAIHHKTGATTIFVTHDQSEAMSMADRIVVMKDGHIEQVGTPDDVYFNSANVFVAGFIGTPPTNFFEMEVVQKNQKLYLENRYISIPVIEKLNKIIEKYGKSHLIVGIRPENLKITDNKSEAIFTEKILVVEPQGSHQIIAIELGEQIVKIVSPAFPKYNADEVIHVTLDYERIMLFDIDTKKRLEMSL, from the coding sequence ATGGCGACACTTGAGCTTATAAATCTTTCAAAAAGATACGGTAAAAAAGTATGGGGAGCAAAAGATGTTAATTTGAAAGTTAACGATGGAGAGTTTATAGTTCTTTTAGGCCCTTCTGGATGTGGAAAAACAACAACGTTAAGGATGATTGCAGGGTTGGAAGAAGTAACAGAAGGAAGGATTTTGATTGACAACCAGGATGTAACTTATTTAGAACCGCGAAAAAGGGAAGTTAGTATGGTGTTTCAAAGTTATGCTGTGTGGCCGCATATGACGGTTTATGAAAATATAGCATTTCCTTTGAAACTCAGAAAATTGCCTGAAAATGAGATTGATGAAACTGTTCACGAAGTCTCACAAATGGTTAAAATAGAAGAATATTTAAGTAGGTATCCATCTCAACTTTCTGGAGGGCAAAGACAAAGAGTTGCTCTTGCAAGAGCGCTTGCTGTAAAACCTAAAATCTTTCTTATGGACGAACCTTTGTCTAATCTTGATGCGAAATTGAGAGTAAAAATGCGGACAGAACTTAAGGCTATTCATCATAAAACAGGTGCTACTACAATATTTGTTACGCATGATCAATCTGAAGCAATGTCTATGGCAGATAGAATTGTTGTTATGAAAGATGGTCACATTGAACAAGTAGGAACACCAGATGATGTTTATTTCAATAGTGCGAATGTTTTTGTTGCTGGTTTTATCGGAACACCACCAACTAACTTTTTTGAAATGGAGGTAGTTCAAAAAAATCAAAAATTATATTTAGAAAATCGGTACATTTCAATACCTGTTATTGAAAAATTAAACAAGATTATTGAAAAATATGGTAAGTCTCATTTGATTGTTGGAATAAGACCAGAGAATTTAAAGATCACAGATAATAAGTCTGAAGCAATTTTCACAGAAAAAATATTAGTTGTTGAACCACAAGGTTCTCACCAGATAATAGCTATTGAACTTGGTGAGCAAATTGTAAAAATTGTATCGCCTGCTTTTCCAAAATATAATGCTGATGAAGTAATTCACGTAACACTCGATTATGAACGTATAATGTTATTTGATATTGATACTAAAAAAAGATTGGAGATGAGCTTATGA
- a CDS encoding carbohydrate ABC transporter permease encodes MKVAKIIKQTLFYIVVASIVLVILTPIYFLVTISFMSDQEAYDWPTQMIPSFFNKFKLEMIDNEFLISVYSAAKKSYVTIKQSSSFEDIQKFVRNKTNSTIKKELFEAQVKKLKQLILENKDKIELLRSERDKIKRQINRLTVETVRLKSQLEIAEKANMQEFIDMIKKQIESNEQKKSEFEKDLEKVIKELDEIGAVHFNVAKNIFDNYINFFRVTSDALPALIRSIEVAILTVVISLSIGGMAGYAFARYSFRGKNLLKLSVLFVRMFPGISIAMPMVIILINMGFYDKPIGLSLVYSVGQIGMTVWITASIFMGIPVELEEAAMIFGTTRRGAFFKVTLPLALPGLAASAMYAFIGSWAETAQAIVLTQFNPTFPVVVYQTLVGAKGLINLTAAGGVALALPAVVFTMIIRKYILQMWGGVRV; translated from the coding sequence ATGAAAGTTGCAAAGATAATAAAGCAAACACTTTTTTATATAGTTGTTGCTAGTATTGTGTTGGTGATTCTTACGCCAATTTATTTTCTTGTAACTATCTCCTTTATGTCTGATCAAGAAGCATATGACTGGCCTACTCAAATGATTCCGAGCTTTTTTAATAAGTTTAAGTTGGAAATGATAGACAACGAATTTTTAATAAGTGTGTACAGTGCTGCAAAAAAAAGTTATGTTACTATAAAACAGTCTTCGAGTTTTGAAGATATCCAAAAATTTGTACGTAACAAAACTAATTCAACAATAAAAAAGGAGTTATTTGAGGCTCAAGTAAAAAAGTTAAAACAATTAATTTTGGAAAACAAAGATAAAATTGAATTATTAAGAAGCGAAAGGGACAAAATAAAAAGGCAAATTAATAGATTAACTGTTGAAACGGTGAGACTTAAAAGTCAGTTGGAAATAGCTGAAAAAGCTAATATGCAAGAATTTATAGATATGATTAAAAAACAGATAGAAAGTAATGAACAGAAAAAAAGTGAGTTTGAAAAAGATTTAGAAAAGGTAATAAAAGAGTTAGATGAAATTGGAGCTGTTCATTTTAATGTAGCCAAAAATATTTTTGATAATTATATAAATTTTTTCAGAGTTACAAGTGATGCTTTACCTGCTTTAATTAGAAGTATAGAGGTTGCAATTTTAACTGTTGTTATTTCGCTTAGTATAGGAGGAATGGCAGGTTATGCATTTGCGAGATATTCTTTCAGAGGGAAAAATTTATTGAAATTAAGTGTTCTTTTTGTAAGAATGTTTCCAGGAATTTCAATAGCAATGCCTATGGTTATAATACTTATAAATATGGGATTTTACGATAAACCAATAGGATTATCTTTGGTGTATTCTGTTGGCCAAATTGGTATGACAGTCTGGATAACTGCAAGCATATTTATGGGAATTCCTGTAGAATTAGAGGAAGCAGCTATGATATTTGGAACTACAAGACGTGGCGCGTTTTTTAAGGTAACATTGCCTCTTGCATTACCTGGACTTGCTGCAAGTGCAATGTATGCTTTCATTGGAAGTTGGGCTGAAACTGCCCAGGCAATAGTTTTGACACAATTTAACCCAACGTTTCCAGTTGTGGTATATCAAACGCTTGTTGGTGCAAAAGGTTTAATTAACCTTACAGCTGCAGGTGGTGTGGCGTTAGCGTTACCTGCTGTAGTATTTACTATGATAATAAGAAAATATATTCTTCAAATGTGGGGCGGAGTACGTGTTTAA
- a CDS encoding carbohydrate ABC transporter permease, protein MNNAETKKWIPYILIAPTIIYYIIFWLRPVISAVVYSFFDESNIFTLNNYLTIFRDPNFKKAVINTAIFVVISVTLEFLVALGLALIINKKFKGAQLLLSIALIPMALPAVAVGAMWSSGFATYGWVNSLLYHLGLISADNKIVFLAGSDFQSLMLIILIDAWQVIPFMMVILLAGLQGLSKEAIEAGYIFGGTKFTVLRKITLPMLKPSIQTALILRIISAIQVWLIIVMIFGYRRIPVLLEEVVFYEEQLLGFYRVALAYSVIVSIIVSIVSVIYLKVSGAFEKGEQ, encoded by the coding sequence TTGAATAATGCGGAAACTAAAAAATGGATACCTTACATTTTGATTGCTCCAACTATCATTTATTATATAATCTTCTGGCTTAGGCCTGTTATTTCAGCAGTAGTTTACAGTTTTTTTGATGAAAGTAATATATTTACTTTGAATAATTATTTAACTATATTTAGAGATCCTAACTTTAAAAAAGCTGTTATAAATACAGCGATTTTTGTTGTCATTTCAGTTACACTTGAATTTTTGGTGGCGCTGGGTCTTGCGCTGATTATAAACAAAAAATTTAAAGGTGCTCAGTTGTTATTGTCAATTGCGTTAATTCCTATGGCGCTTCCTGCAGTCGCCGTAGGTGCTATGTGGTCAAGTGGTTTTGCAACGTATGGTTGGGTAAATAGTCTGCTTTATCATTTAGGGCTTATATCTGCTGATAATAAAATAGTTTTTCTTGCAGGAAGTGATTTTCAGTCGTTGATGCTTATAATTCTTATTGATGCGTGGCAAGTTATTCCTTTTATGATGGTTATTCTTCTTGCTGGACTTCAAGGTCTTTCGAAAGAAGCAATTGAAGCTGGATATATATTCGGTGGAACAAAATTTACAGTACTTAGAAAAATAACCTTGCCTATGCTCAAGCCGAGTATTCAAACAGCACTGATATTAAGAATTATTTCAGCTATTCAGGTTTGGTTAATAATAGTTATGATATTTGGTTATAGAAGAATTCCTGTTCTTCTTGAAGAGGTAGTATTTTATGAAGAGCAATTATTAGGATTTTATCGAGTGGCGTTAGCTTACTCTGTTATAGTTTCGATAATTGTATCTATTGTTTCTGTGATTTATTTAAAAGTGTCTGGTGCATTTGAGAAGGGGGAACAATAA
- a CDS encoding iron-containing alcohol dehydrogenase, whose translation MIENKIDIYNVFELRSKTTCYFGVGAINKIKEISDALKGLGINKVIVITDEIAYKVTGAWEAIEPVFVEKGIDYIIYTKVTPNPTVEQIDEATKIGKEFGATAVIGIGGGSPIDVAKSVAILIEYKDKNATELYEQKFIPEKAVPIIAINTTHGTGTEVDRFAVASILDKHYKPAIAYDCIYPMFAIDDPQLMKTLPYNQTKFTSIDAINHVTEAATTLVASPYSILLAKETIRLITKYLPQALAHPDDLFARY comes from the coding sequence ATGATAGAAAACAAAATAGATATTTATAATGTTTTTGAACTTAGAAGTAAAACTACGTGTTACTTTGGTGTTGGAGCCATTAACAAAATCAAAGAAATTTCAGATGCATTGAAAGGGTTAGGAATTAACAAAGTTATTGTTATTACTGACGAAATTGCTTACAAAGTTACAGGTGCCTGGGAAGCTATTGAACCTGTATTTGTGGAAAAGGGAATTGACTATATTATTTATACAAAAGTTACTCCAAATCCAACTGTTGAACAAATAGATGAAGCAACCAAAATAGGTAAAGAATTTGGAGCCACTGCAGTGATTGGCATTGGAGGAGGAAGTCCAATAGATGTAGCAAAAAGCGTAGCAATACTTATTGAATATAAAGATAAAAATGCTACAGAACTTTATGAACAAAAATTTATACCAGAAAAAGCAGTTCCCATAATTGCAATCAACACAACTCACGGAACTGGTACAGAAGTTGATAGATTTGCTGTAGCTTCAATATTAGACAAACATTATAAACCAGCTATTGCATATGATTGTATTTATCCCATGTTCGCAATTGACGATCCTCAGTTGATGAAAACATTGCCATATAATCAAACAAAATTTACTTCTATAGATGCAATCAATCATGTAACTGAAGCTGCAACAACTTTAGTTGCAAGTCCATATTCGATTCTCCTTGCAAAAGAAACAATAAGACTTATAACTAAATATCTTCCTCAGGCACTTGCGCATCCTGATGACCTTTTTGCCAGATATTAA
- a CDS encoding DsrE family protein: MNKLAIIWATAEKGIFDELIFPYAYNSRKQNWWDEVILVIWGPSEILVANDDSIKAKLQNLKNTGVKILACKWCADNHKISSNLTEIAEVIYVGQPVTHYLQNNYKVLTF; this comes from the coding sequence ATGAATAAATTGGCAATAATATGGGCAACAGCTGAAAAAGGTATATTCGATGAATTGATATTTCCATATGCGTACAATAGCAGAAAGCAAAATTGGTGGGATGAGGTTATTCTTGTCATTTGGGGACCTTCAGAAATCCTTGTTGCTAATGATGATTCAATAAAAGCCAAACTTCAAAACTTAAAAAATACAGGAGTAAAAATTTTGGCCTGTAAATGGTGCGCAGATAATCATAAAATAAGTAGTAATTTGACTGAAATTGCAGAAGTAATTTATGTTGGGCAACCGGTGACACATTATCTTCAAAATAATTATAAGGTGTTGACATTCTAA
- a CDS encoding DNA alkylation repair protein — protein MKKLEQLKKELEKYINNEKAKFLPKFFQAYPGGYGEGDRFLGIQVPNQRKVAKKFRDLTFEEVEKLLHSEYHEHRLTAIFILIHKFKENPEKVVEIYLRNIDKINNWDLVDSSAPHILGQYLENKDRNILYEFAKSKNLWKQRIAIISTHYFIKQNDFNDAINIAEILVNHKHDLIHKAVGWTLRKIGDKNKELELQFLKKHHKVMPRTMLRYAIEKFPEEERKNLLKGVFQEKGVQK, from the coding sequence ATGAAAAAACTTGAGCAGTTGAAAAAGGAATTAGAAAAATATATTAATAATGAAAAAGCTAAATTTCTTCCTAAATTTTTTCAAGCTTACCCTGGGGGTTATGGTGAGGGTGATCGTTTTTTAGGTATTCAAGTTCCTAACCAAAGAAAAGTAGCAAAAAAGTTTCGAGATCTTACATTTGAAGAAGTTGAAAAACTTTTACACTCAGAATACCACGAGCATCGTCTAACTGCGATCTTCATTCTCATACATAAATTCAAAGAAAACCCTGAAAAAGTTGTCGAGATATACCTTCGAAATATTGATAAAATAAACAACTGGGACTTAGTTGATTCATCAGCTCCACATATTTTAGGACAATACTTAGAAAACAAAGACAGAAACATTTTATATGAATTTGCAAAATCAAAGAACCTTTGGAAACAAAGAATAGCAATTATATCTACTCATTATTTTATTAAACAAAATGATTTCAATGATGCTATTAATATTGCAGAAATTTTGGTTAATCATAAACACGATCTAATACACAAAGCGGTTGGCTGGACATTAAGAAAAATTGGAGACAAAAACAAAGAATTAGAGCTACAATTTTTAAAGAAACATCACAAAGTTATGCCAAGAACAATGTTGCGATATGCTATTGAAAAATTTCCCGAAGAAGAGCGAAAAAATCTTTTAAAAGGAGTTTTTCAAGAAAAGGGGGTTCAAAAATGA
- a CDS encoding SpoIIE family protein phosphatase: MYLILQLVKMNILRINSFEFSIKKLIIVFERRKNMEYFEEFLNKYKVIDLLKTLDIPAYIVDRNRIIKFWNKSAEKLIGYSPEEVIGKSCADNVLKHIDRNEIVVCHTDLCPLSMSMKNEKYFRVPFAVYSLTKKGDRIPVSVYAIPIKDDFGKVIGAIEMFEDATISDEELTRAFEIQQALLPKKDEVVDFVYYPSNVLGGDLIYYKKSWIMLIDISGHGLAAALLSTSIKLMIDSILENNDITLDELPVILEKEAIRICDQNYFTAIIGKLESNKIKVVSCGHPNPIIFDGNNAKIIDVARTFPIGMGFLDSKVKPTVLDLVNNKILFYSDGITELKISKNEMLASNGLARLFEKTQDLRKVYEQAMKNNVDVYQKDDISMILIKQ, translated from the coding sequence ATGTACCTTATATTGCAATTAGTAAAAATGAATATTTTAAGAATAAATAGCTTTGAATTTAGCATCAAAAAGCTTATAATTGTTTTTGAAAGGAGGAAAAATATGGAATATTTTGAAGAGTTTCTAAATAAATATAAAGTTATCGATTTACTTAAAACATTAGATATTCCTGCATATATCGTTGATAGGAATAGAATCATAAAATTTTGGAACAAATCAGCGGAAAAACTTATAGGATATAGTCCTGAAGAAGTAATTGGAAAATCATGTGCTGATAATGTTTTAAAACACATTGATAGAAATGAAATAGTTGTGTGTCACACGGATTTGTGTCCACTTAGCATGTCTATGAAAAATGAAAAATATTTTAGAGTTCCATTTGCTGTATATTCTTTAACTAAAAAAGGAGACAGAATACCAGTAAGTGTATATGCAATTCCAATAAAAGATGATTTTGGAAAAGTTATTGGTGCAATTGAAATGTTTGAGGATGCAACAATTTCAGACGAAGAACTCACCAGAGCTTTTGAAATTCAACAAGCACTTCTGCCAAAAAAAGACGAAGTAGTTGATTTTGTTTATTATCCATCAAATGTTTTGGGAGGAGACTTAATATACTACAAAAAGTCATGGATTATGTTAATAGACATTAGTGGTCATGGACTTGCAGCAGCATTACTCTCCACTTCAATCAAGCTTATGATAGATTCAATTCTTGAAAATAATGACATTACACTTGATGAACTTCCAGTGATTTTAGAAAAAGAAGCTATTCGCATATGCGACCAGAATTACTTTACAGCTATAATAGGAAAACTCGAAAGTAATAAAATAAAAGTAGTAAGTTGTGGGCATCCAAATCCAATAATTTTTGATGGCAACAACGCCAAAATTATCGATGTGGCTCGTACATTCCCAATAGGTATGGGATTTTTAGATTCCAAAGTTAAACCCACTGTGTTAGACCTTGTTAATAACAAAATTTTGTTTTATTCAGATGGAATAACTGAATTAAAAATTTCTAAAAATGAGATGCTTGCATCAAATGGACTTGCAAGGCTATTTGAAAAAACACAGGATTTAAGAAAAGTATATGAACAAGCCATGAAAAACAATGTTGATGTTTACCAAAAAGATGATATAAGCATGATATTAATAAAACAATAG
- a CDS encoding ABC transporter substrate-binding protein, with amino-acid sequence MKKFLVGLLTLIFIVSLGETTLVVSSRLWTPPTEKEFIINEIIKPFEEMYGVKVVFQTMDDETMLKQVKIQSETGKVTTDVIIAYATKMPEWVKNNLVLDLTPYVSKWTDRHFSKGFDSMTVFDGKRYFLPIGADVYLTLINKKALKYKPENVDIENLTWEQLAEWANLVAQGEGEGKFAVTGVPMKSLIYQVGAIALSYGAHWPDLDNPGAVAAWYLVYKMKDAFSPAVKTYDDTRPPMKREETWMTVAHCARVGEVYKSNPTQFIIAPAPKGPAGIGSVAGTSGLAIVKGTKNFDLALKFVEYMTRPDIMVKSHKGTGGFIPPVDEAVKYLGNEDQDLVIKNAIKVMNQGVLSYIAPIWKDWGQVKLVYDELFDKMILVKETLDIDMLELYQMQIDAQRK; translated from the coding sequence ATGAAGAAATTTCTTGTTGGGTTGTTAACACTTATTTTCATTGTATCTTTAGGTGAAACTACACTTGTTGTCAGTTCTAGGCTGTGGACACCACCTACAGAAAAGGAGTTCATAATCAATGAAATAATTAAACCATTTGAAGAAATGTACGGTGTGAAAGTTGTTTTTCAGACAATGGATGATGAAACTATGCTAAAACAGGTAAAAATTCAAAGTGAAACTGGTAAAGTTACTACTGATGTAATAATTGCATATGCAACGAAAATGCCAGAGTGGGTAAAGAATAATTTGGTTTTAGATTTGACCCCATATGTAAGCAAATGGACAGATAGGCACTTCTCAAAAGGTTTTGATTCTATGACAGTGTTTGATGGAAAAAGATACTTTTTACCAATTGGTGCAGATGTATATTTAACGTTAATTAATAAAAAGGCTTTAAAGTACAAACCTGAAAATGTTGATATTGAAAATCTTACCTGGGAGCAACTCGCAGAATGGGCAAATTTAGTTGCACAAGGTGAGGGAGAAGGAAAATTTGCAGTTACAGGTGTCCCAATGAAATCGTTGATTTATCAAGTAGGTGCAATTGCTTTATCATACGGCGCTCATTGGCCAGATTTAGATAATCCAGGTGCAGTTGCCGCTTGGTATTTGGTATATAAAATGAAAGATGCATTTTCTCCTGCTGTAAAGACATATGATGATACAAGGCCACCAATGAAAAGGGAAGAAACTTGGATGACAGTTGCTCATTGTGCTCGTGTTGGTGAAGTTTACAAAAGCAATCCGACTCAATTTATAATTGCGCCAGCGCCAAAAGGTCCTGCGGGTATTGGCTCAGTAGCAGGAACAAGTGGACTTGCAATTGTAAAAGGAACAAAGAATTTTGATCTTGCGCTTAAATTTGTTGAATATATGACAAGACCCGATATAATGGTTAAATCTCATAAAGGAACTGGAGGTTTTATACCACCTGTTGATGAAGCGGTTAAATATCTCGGTAACGAAGATCAAGATTTGGTTATTAAAAACGCAATTAAAGTTATGAATCAAGGAGTACTTTCATATATCGCACCTATTTGGAAAGATTGGGGTCAAGTAAAATTAGTATATGATGAATTGTTTGATAAGATGATACTTGTAAAAGAAACTTTAGATATTGACATGCTTGAACTATATCAAATGCAAATTGATGCTCAAAGAAAATAA